The following proteins are encoded in a genomic region of Amphiura filiformis chromosome 18, Afil_fr2py, whole genome shotgun sequence:
- the LOC140139965 gene encoding uncharacterized protein has product MNEQLTKERSKNVALEKELKELKKKLPADEGGSRCKKKRKLKFKVDDTPETVIEICKVGPDKKLHFIQPDQKIPGQDNDAKNRGQQSDAKNRGQHSDAKNRGQQSDAKNRGQQSDAKNRGQHSDAMNRGQQSDCKNKGQKTKSKNKGQNSIVKKKGQKTDLMKTVPKVKLKLSKQGIDKEKESSDESGEAKAKQKVKHQPETISYDVMKGVADDSDSESSDVESESESLESDCKSGSGSESSISEPKSDSESLDSLSSDSDSSLESESEFEP; this is encoded by the coding sequence atgaatgaaCAATTGACTAAAGAAAGGAGTAAGAACGTGGCACTCGAAAAGGAACTGAAGGAGCTGAAGAAAAAGCTTCCCGCAGATGAAGGTGGAAGTAGATGCAAAAAAAAGCGGAAGCTAAAATTTAAAGTTGACGATACTCCAGAAACAGTTATCGAAATCTGCAAGGTTGGTCCGGATAAGAAGCTTCATTTTATCCAGCCTGACCAGAAAATTCCAGGACAGGATAATGATGCTAAGAATAGAGGACAACAAAGTGATGCTAAGAATAGAGGACAACATAGTGATGCTAAGAATAGAGGACAACAAAGTGATGCTAAGAATAGAGGACAACAAAGTGATGCTAAGAATAGAGGACAACATAGTGATGCTATGAATAGAGGACAACAAAGTGATTGCAAGAATAAAGGACAGAAAACTAAGTCCAAGAATAAGGGACAAAATAGTATTGTCAAGAAGAAAGGACAAAAAACTGATTTGATGAAAACTGTGCCAAAAGTAAAACTAAAATTAAGCAAACAAGGAATTGATAAAGAAAAGGAGAGCTCTGATGAAAGTGGAGAagccaaagcaaaacaaaaagtaaAACATCAGCCTGAGACAATTTCATATGATGTGATGAAGGGTGTAGCAGATGACTCTGACTCTGAGTCATCAGATGTGGAATCTGAGTCAGAGTCCTTGGAAAGTGATTGCAAGTCCGGGTCTGGATCAGAATCCTCAATATCTGAGCCCAAGTCTGATTCTGAGTCCTTGGACTCTTTATCATCAGACTCTGATTCTAGTCTTGAGTCAGAGTCAGAATTTGAACCATAA